One Isoptericola dokdonensis DS-3 genomic window, TGCCACCGCCGGCGAACTGCGGGGCGCGGGTCGAACCCTGACGGGCGCGGCCGGTGCCCTTCTGCTTGTACGGCTTGCGGCCACCGCCGCGGACCTCGCCGCGGGTCTTGGTGGACGCGGTCCCCTGGCGAGCCGCCGCGCGCTGCGCGACGACGACCTGGTGGATCAGCGGGACGTTCGTCTCGACGTCGAACACCTCGGCGGGAAGCTCGGCGGTGCCGGCCTTCTTGCCCGCGGCGTCGAGCACGTCGACGGTCAGGTTAGCCATGATGCTCAGGCTCCCTTCGCGGCGGTACGGACGAGGACGACGCCACCCTTGGGGCCGGGGACGGCGCCCTTGACGAGCAGCAGGCCCTTCTCCGCGTCGACCGCGTGGACGGTCAGGTTCTGGACGGTCTTGCGGGCGTGGCCCATGCGACCGGCCATGCGCATGCCGCGGAAGACGCGCGACGGCGTGGAGGCGCCGCCGATCGAACCCGGCTTGCGGTGGTTGCGGTGCGCACCGTGCGAGGCGCCGACGCCGGAGAAGCCGTGGCGCTTCATGACGCCCGCGGTGCCCTTGCCCTTGGTGGTGCCGACGACGTCGACCACGACGCCCGCCTCGAAGGCGGCGGCGGTGATCTCCTGGCCGAGCGTGAACTCGGCGGCGTCCTCGGTACGGATCTCGGCCACGTGGCGGCGCGGCGTGACGCCGGCCTTCTCGAAGTGGCCCTTGAGCGGCTTGGTGACCTTGCGCGGGTCGATCTGGCCGGCGGCGAGCTGGATGGCCGCGTAGCCGTCCACGTCACCGTTGCGGACCTGCGTCACCACGTTGGTGGGGACGGCGACGACCGTGACGGGGACGAGCTTGCCGTCCTCGTTCCAGGTCTGCGTCATGCCGAGCTTGGTGCCGAGCACCGCGGTCACGTTCTTCTGCTGGTTGGTCATGATGTATCCCCCAGCCTCAGAGCTTGATCTCGATGTTCACGTCGGCCGGCAGGTCGATACGCATGAGCGAGTCGACGGCCTTCGGCGTGGGGTCGATGATGTCGATGAGCCGCTTGTGCGTGCGCATCTCGAAGTGCTCGCGGCTGTCCTTGTACTTGTGAGGCGACCGGATGACGGTGAAGACATTCTTCTCCGTCGGCAGCGGCACCGGACCCACGACCGTCGCACCAGCGCGAGTCACCGTGTCGACGATCTTGCGCGCCGAGCTGTCGATGACCTCGTGGTCGTAGGACTTGAGCCGGATGCGGATCTTCTGTCCCGCCATGGCGTCGTCTGACTCTCTCTCTCGAACCGCTACTGTCCGACCCCCGCGCTCGGGCGTGTCGCATTGCTGGACACAACCGGGCGCATGCCAGGACGGCGGGGGCCGTGGATGTGGTCCGCGGGAGCGGACCACGACGTTTGTCGAGCCTGTCGAACACTGGTGCTCGTGGGGCGCTCGTGCGCGTCGACAGCCGGCATCCCACGATCCCCTCCACCGGAGGGCCATCGCACTGGTGCACCACCGACCTGAGGTCCTGAGGTGCACCGCGGTGCTACACACTGTTCGACACGAGAAAGAACGCGCCCGTGACAGGCAACTTGACTATCTTGCCATACCCGCCCCAGGGATTCCAACCCCTGACGGGTGTGACGCCGGACGCACCGAGACCCGGACCCCGCGGACGGGATCCGGGTCTCGGCAGGACCGCGTGGAGCGTCAGCTCCCCAGGATCAGCAGGTGATCGTCAGATCACTTGTTGATCTTGGTGACACGG contains:
- the rpsJ gene encoding 30S ribosomal protein S10; the protein is MAGQKIRIRLKSYDHEVIDSSARKIVDTVTRAGATVVGPVPLPTEKNVFTVIRSPHKYKDSREHFEMRTHKRLIDIIDPTPKAVDSLMRIDLPADVNIEIKL
- the rplC gene encoding 50S ribosomal protein L3, giving the protein MTNQQKNVTAVLGTKLGMTQTWNEDGKLVPVTVVAVPTNVVTQVRNGDVDGYAAIQLAAGQIDPRKVTKPLKGHFEKAGVTPRRHVAEIRTEDAAEFTLGQEITAAAFEAGVVVDVVGTTKGKGTAGVMKRHGFSGVGASHGAHRNHRKPGSIGGASTPSRVFRGMRMAGRMGHARKTVQNLTVHAVDAEKGLLLVKGAVPGPKGGVVLVRTAAKGA